The following are encoded together in the Neomonachus schauinslandi chromosome X, ASM220157v2, whole genome shotgun sequence genome:
- the LOC123323374 gene encoding LOW QUALITY PROTEIN: CD63 antigen-like (The sequence of the model RefSeq protein was modified relative to this genomic sequence to represent the inferred CDS: inserted 2 bases in 1 codon), with the protein MAVEGGMKCVKFLLYVLLXCAVGLIAVGVGTQLVLSQTITQGATPGSLLPVVIIAVGAFLFLVAFVGCCGACKENYCLMITFAIFLSLIMLVEVAAAIAGYVFRDKVMLEFNKDFRQQMQNYRKDNRTTLALDKMQEDFKCCGAANYTDWERVPSVPKGQVPDSCCINVTKDCGVSFQVKNIYPEGCVEKIGGWLRRNVLVVAAAALGIAFVEVLGIVFACCLMKSIRSGYEVM; encoded by the exons ATGGCGGTGGAAGGAGGAATGAAATGTGTCAAGTTCTTGCTCTACGTTCTTCT CTGTGCAGTGGGGCTGATCGCTGTGGGTGTAGGGACCCAGCTGGTCCTGAGTCAGACCATCACCCAGGGGGCCACGCCTGGCTCCCTGTTGCCGGTGGTCATCATCGCAGTCGGTGCCTTCCTCTTCCTGGTGGCCTTTGTGGGCTGCTGTGGGGCCTGCAAGGAGAACTACTGTCTTATGATCACGTTTGCCATCTTCCTGTCACTCATCATGCTGGTGGAGGTGGCCGCAGCCATTGCTGGCTATGTGTTTAGAGACAAGGTGATGTTAGAATTTAATAAGGACTTCCGGCAGCAGATGCAGAATTATCGGAAAGACAACCGCACGACTTTGGCCCTGGACAAGATGCAGGAAGATTTTAAATGCTGTGGGGCAGCTAACTACACGGACTGGGAGAGAGTCCCTAGCGTGCCCAAGGGCCAAGTCCCTGACTCCTGTTGCATCAATGTCACAAAGGACTGTGGGGTTTCTTTCCAAGTGAAGAACATCTACCCTGAGGGCTGTGTGGAGAAGATTGGGGGTTGGCTGAGGAGAAATGTGCTGGTGGTGGCCGCAGCAGCCCTGGGCATTGCCTTTGTGGAGGTACTGGGAATTGTCTTTGCCTGCTGCCTCATGAAGAGTATCCGAAGTGGCTATGAAGTGATGTAG